In Paludibacter propionicigenes WB4, the genomic window CTTTAAAAAACCGCTCCCACCTGTACTTACCTGTATTTTCATCTTCCGATTTCCAGATAAAAGACACCTTACCTATAATATGATCTTCGGGTAAGAGACCCCAGTAGCGTGAATCCTTGGAGTCCATAACATAATCGCCGGCCATAAAATAATAGTTCATTTTAAAAACATACGCTGTAAGTGGTTTACCTCCCAGCGTAACGATATCGTGGTTCACGTCTACGTTCTTACCTGTTTCGTAAACAATCATCTTTCTATACAATTCAATGTTTTTAGAATCAATCTGTATTTTATCCTTAGCTTTTGGGATATAGAGTGGTCCGAAGTTTTTCATTGTCCAATGATGGAGATCATCAAAAGGAAAGCAATTAAAAACAATCTTATTCAAAGTAGAATCATTCCTGGCGAATAAAGCCTGTTGATTACCATACGCTCCTAAGGTATCATTACAACCTTTTACTTTATAAAAACCATCCTCAATATAGAAAGTATCGCCGGGAATGCCCACACAACGCTTTACATAATGCGCGTTAAAATCCATCTCTATCTTACTCCAATTGTCATTCGTGATTGGGAAATTAAATACCAATATCTCATTCCGTCTGATAGCACGCATGCCTTTCAATCTTTTCATTTTCCAGTTGCCACTTGCCCAGAATTTCCAATCTTTAAATATGCGAGGTCCCAATATCATTTTATTTACCATAATATAATCGCCTGTTTTCAAAGTGGGTTCCATCGAACCCGATGGAACCTTGAAAGATGCAAAACAAAACACTTTGAGGACAATAGTCAGGATAACACTTACAAGAATCAAAACCAATACCTGTAGCGCTATCTTCCAGAATTTTTGTAAACGATATTTTATTTTCATAGATTGTTTATCACTGTGCACTTAAATGTCAACTTATGTCGGAAAGATAGTTCAGAAATTCGATTGAACCAATCAAACTCCTTAACTATCACTTGTCAACTATCAACTGTCAACTAATCATTTATTTCTCCACCACTTCCCCACTAATCTTGAGCCTCACAAGCCCATTGGGTACATTACACATCACATCGGCTGTTTTACTAAAGTAACCCAACGAGTTAGGTCTATACTCAAGTACCACAGTAGTCGTCTCTCCTTGGGGAATAGGTTTTTTATCATATTTGGCTAAAGTACAACCACAGGATGTATTCACAGTGTTAATTAGAAGTGGATTATTTCCAACATTTCTTATTTTAAAAATCAAATGTTTAGACGTCTTAAAAGAAAATTTGCCAAGATTTATCGAATCTTTATCTAGATTTACAGTTGTCTCTTTTAAATAATAAGTCTCTATATTTCTAAAACGAACTTCATTAAAATCACCATTACTTATTACTTTGTAAAACAATTGTTTCATCTTATGACTTCTAACTGGCGATCCAATTAATACAACTCTATGTC contains:
- the lepB gene encoding signal peptidase I, which produces MKIKYRLQKFWKIALQVLVLILVSVILTIVLKVFCFASFKVPSGSMEPTLKTGDYIMVNKMILGPRIFKDWKFWASGNWKMKRLKGMRAIRRNEILVFNFPITNDNWSKIEMDFNAHYVKRCVGIPGDTFYIEDGFYKVKGCNDTLGAYGNQQALFARNDSTLNKIVFNCFPFDDLHHWTMKNFGPLYIPKAKDKIQIDSKNIELYRKMIVYETGKNVDVNHDIVTLGGKPLTAYVFKMNYYFMAGDYVMDSKDSRYWGLLPEDHIIGKVSFIWKSEDENTGKYRWERFFKGV